A genomic stretch from Pempheris klunzingeri isolate RE-2024b chromosome 23, fPemKlu1.hap1, whole genome shotgun sequence includes:
- the LOC139223282 gene encoding probable serine/threonine-protein kinase clkA gives MPNQHNHINKSPIKNNCSNINFRNQNNYWQENNIYSDRNCWNNSSNHENYCYNYKTCSDNKPYSNHNGSCSGDNNHNNKSSIKNNCSNINFRNQNNYWQENNIYSDRNCWNNSSNHENYCYDYKTCSDNKPYSNRNNKSAKCNHNGSCSGDNNHRNKSPIKNTCSNNNHCSNNNNNTCSNNHCSNQNNKCSINNTCSNNNWRNNQHNKSPIKNTYSNNNSDKNDICSNNNHCNNRNNKSTNNTCSYNCWRDHCNNPFYDNTHTTTSAPTKTSGKTTNTAETTNTPTLTTTAATTTTKAPSKTPHCNNHNNKCSISYTCSNNSSGSRKKYCYDSSTCSDNNPYCNRNNKRTRTTIPTSRTSNAATSISKAPSTTFFSTITAATTTTKAPTTTPGWPTTTATINHNVYSINTNNTCSYNYWRKAYDCCCNNATCDNNRSNNGSWSDNN, from the exons ATGCCCAATCAACA caaccacatcAACAAAAGCCCCATCAAAAACAACTGCTCCAACATCAACTTCAGGAACCAAAACAACTACTGGCAGGAGAACAACATCTACTCCGACAGAAACTGCTGGAACAA ctccagcaaccacgagaactactgctacaactacaaaacctgctcagacaacaaacCCTACAGCAACCACaacggctcctgctctggggacaa caaccacaacaacaaaagctcCATCAAAAACAACTGCTCCAACATCAACTTCAGGAACCAAAACAACTACTGGCAGGAGAACAACATCTACTCCGACAGAAACTGCTGGAACAA ctccagcaatCACgagaactactgctacgactacaaaacctgctcagacaacaaaccctacagcaaccgcaacaacaaaagtgccaagtgcaaccacaatggctcctgctctggggacaa caaccaccgCAACAAAAGCcccatcaaaaacacctgctccaacaacaaccactgcagcaacaacaacaacaacacctgctcaaacaaccactgcagcaaccagaacaacaaatgctccatcaacaacacgtgctccaacaacaactggaGGAA CAATCAACACAACAAAAGCCCTATCAAAAACACCtactccaacaacaacagtgacaaaaatgacatctgctcaaacaacaaccactgtaacaaccgcaacaacaaaagcaccaacaacacctgctcctacAACTGTTGGAGGGACCACTGTAACAACCCCTTCTACGACAACAcccaca caacaacatctgctccaacaaaaacttcaggaaaAACTACCAATACTGCTGAAACAACgaacacacctactttgacgacaactgcagcaaccacaacaacaaaagccccatcaaaaacacct CACtgcaacaaccacaacaacaaatgctccatcagcTACACCTGCTCAAACAACAGCTCCGGTAGCCGTAAGAAGTACTGCTACGACTCCAGCACCTGCTCCGACAATAACCCCTACtgcaaccgcaacaacaaaa GAACCAgaacaacaatacctacttcAAGAACAAGCAATGCAGCAACCTCAATAAGCAAAGCTCcatcaacaacatttttttcaacaataactgcagcaaccacaacaacaaaagcaccaacaacaacacctggtTGGCCAACAACTACAGCAACAAT TAACCACAACGTCTACTCCatcaacaccaacaacacctgctcctacaactactggagaaaagcctacgactgctgctgtaacaacGCCACCTGCGACAACAACCGCAGCAACAACGGCTCCTGGTCTGACAACAACTAA